A genomic window from Deltaproteobacteria bacterium includes:
- a CDS encoding MAPEG family protein — MANPLSEPTLSLFTICAAILTLKMLLMATLVGVLRNVRGVHIAPEDYRLLGRTPRPPDELIERVRRAHQNDVENILPFLGVGLLFALSGGSATVAWWLFLVFTVSRFLHTVFYLAALQPWRSVIFTVNAVALGTMSVLLLWRIVT, encoded by the coding sequence ATGGCCAATCCGCTATCGGAGCCCACCTTGAGTCTCTTCACGATCTGCGCGGCGATCCTGACGCTCAAGATGCTCCTCATGGCGACGCTCGTCGGGGTGCTGCGGAACGTCCGCGGCGTCCACATCGCTCCCGAGGACTATCGGCTTCTCGGTAGGACTCCCCGTCCCCCCGATGAGCTGATCGAACGCGTCCGCCGCGCCCACCAGAACGACGTCGAGAACATCCTCCCCTTCTTAGGGGTCGGGCTACTCTTCGCCTTGAGCGGGGGCTCCGCCACGGTCGCGTGGTGGCTCTTCCTCGTCTTCACCGTCTCACGGTTCCTGCACACGGTCTTCTACCTGGCCGCGTTGCAGCCCTGGCGGAGCGTGATCTTCACCGTGAACGCCGTCGCCCTCGGCACGATGTCCGTGCTCTTGCTGTGGAGGATCGTCACATGA
- a CDS encoding winged helix-turn-helix transcriptional regulator → MARIFRALSNPNRLRIYAEILKNEEARLDVGCGCHLADVVRSLRSLRIGSPTISHHVRELVNAELITAERQGKFLVCRINPRTRDLARAMFA, encoded by the coding sequence TTGGCGAGGATATTCAGGGCGCTCTCGAATCCGAATCGGCTGCGGATCTACGCGGAGATCCTGAAGAACGAGGAAGCTAGGCTCGACGTCGGCTGTGGCTGCCACCTCGCGGACGTCGTGCGCTCGCTCCGGTCGCTCAGGATCGGCTCACCGACGATCTCGCACCACGTGAGGGAGCTCGTGAACGCCGAGCTGATCACGGCCGAACGGCAGGGGAAGTTTCTGGTCTGCAGGATCAATCCGAGGACACGAGATCTCGCCCGCGCGATGTTCGCCTGA